One Rhododendron vialii isolate Sample 1 chromosome 2a, ASM3025357v1 genomic region harbors:
- the LOC131316282 gene encoding F-box protein CPR1-like — MRSTQFVPVFAMTPHEYKAVLALAHQTPEYGGEFVAVGSLRSKSWTQIGFPYMVRTVNSGPIVNGSLHWFASKNNSGSYFLSPHQIIYFNAHMNKFEEVTMPDPRGEDRDIIHRLGVLDGYLCMSQSVCLGDSESNVEVLIMKEYGVKYSWTILFVVPDGLTFSSYDTLVPLGYTKNGEVLTKVNLFVVHGWHIRAFNLTDNSQRRISIRDSLYVNDSFYAIIVNEESLMTPANYDWDEE, encoded by the coding sequence ATGAGGTCTACCCAGTTTGTTCCGGTCTTTGCTATGACTCCACACGAGTACAAGGCCGTTCTTGCGCTTGCCCATCAAACTCCGGAGTATGGTGGTGAATTCGTTGCTGTTGGTAGTCTTAGAAGCAAAAGTTGGACACAGATTGGCTTCCCCTACATGGTTCGTACAGTGAATTCAGGGCCCATAGTCAATGGAAGTCTTCACTGGTTTGCCTCAAAGAACAATTCAGGCAGTTATTTCCTTTCACCGCatcaaattatttattttaatgcACATATGAATAAATTCGAGGAGGTAACAATGCCAGATCCTAGAGGAGAGGACAGAGATATCATTCACCGATTGGGTGTTTTGGATGGATACCTTTGTATGTCTCAATCGGTCTGTCTAGGCGATAGTGAAAGCAATGTTGAGGTATTGATAATGAAAGAATATGGTGTGAAATATTCTTGGACTATTTTGTTCGTCGTTCCTGATGGTTTGACCTTTAGTAGTTATGATACATTGGTGCCATTAGGTTATACAAAAAATGGTGAAGTTCTCACTAAGGTTAACCTATTCGTAGTCCACGGTTGGCATATTAGGGCATTCAATCTGACTGACAATTCCCAGAGGAGAATTTCAATACGAGACTCTTTATATGTGAATGACTCTTTTTATGCTATTATTGTGAATGAGGAAAGTTTGATGACACCTGCCAACTATGATTGGGACGAGGAATAG
- the LOC131316281 gene encoding F-box/kelch-repeat protein At3g23880-like has translation MYGEWKGRKKNSTSKAESSFRYIIIPEEIVVEILSRLPLHYLLRFNCVSKRWRSLISNISAAKTGSPTVLTVSKSKAHSFSPQSIDQHQQEVQVKSIDVPWDVKNKYFDSFRILGSCNGLLLMNIDEDLFLWNPLSTFFKKVLAYFRLGDEDYSACSGLCYDSTNDEYKAVLALTRESPGYVGQFVVVGSFRSKSWTVVDIPYTTRSVNSGPIVNGNLHWFASKNDSGTHFLSPHQIICFNAHTDKFEEVQLPEPRGEEGDIICGLGVLDGCLCMSRSGCPGNSESNVEVLIMKEYGVKNSWAIRFVISHGFTFNHYDMLVPLGYTKNGEVITEVYVDYGWHIRAFNMTDNSHRRISIAEDGWHIRALNMTNNSRRRISTAGEDIYFRTVAHEESSITPPDYDWEEEERKGEATYVEQRYHKYPLKMKKGKEPRMVTGPRNT, from the exons atgtat GGAGAatggaaaggaagaaaaaaaaacagtacatCAAAAGCAGAATCAAGTTTCCGATATATTATTATTCCAGAAGAAATCGTCGTAGAAATACTCTCAAGATTACCCCTCCATTATCTTCTCCGATTCAACTGTGTTTCCAAGCGATGGCGTTCTTTGATCTCTAACATATCCGCCGCCAAAACTGGATCACCGACGGTTCTCACTGTATCCAAATCGAAAGCACATTCCTTTTCACCTCAATCCATTGACCAACACCAACAAGAAGTTCAAGTGAAAAGCATTGATGTTCCTTGGGACGTCAAGAACAAATACTTTGACAGCTTTCGAATCTTAGGATCATGTAACGGGCTGTTGCTTATGAATATAGACGAGGATTTATTCTTGTGGAATCCGCTGTCTACATTCTTCAAAAAAGTCCTAGCATATTTCAGATTGGGTGATGAGGACTACAGTGCTTGTTCCGGGCTTTGCTATGACTCCACCAATGACGAGTACAAGGCCGTTCTTGCGCTTACCCGTGAGAGTCCAGGTTATGTCGGTCAATTCGTTGTGGTTGGTAGTTTCAGAAGCAAAAGTTGGACAGTGGTTGATATCCCCTACACGACACGTTCAGTGAATTCGGGGCCCATAGTCAACGGAAATCTTCACTGGTTTGCTTCTAAGAACGATTCAGGTACTCATTTCCTTTCACCCCACCAAATTATTTGCTTCAATGCCCATACAGATAAATTCGAGGAGGTACAATTGCCAGAGCCTagaggagaggagggagatATCATTTGTGGATTGGGAGTTTTGGATGGATGCCTTTGTATGTCTCGATCTGGCTGCCCAGGCAATAGTGAAAGCAATGTTGAGGTATTGATAATGAAAGAATACGGTGTGAAAAATTCTTGGGCTATCCGATTCGTCATTTCACATGGTTTTACCTTTAATCACTATGATATGTTAGTGCCATTAGGTTATACTAAGAATGGTGAAGTTATAACTGAGGTTTACGTGGATTACGGTTGGCATATAAGGGCGTTCAATATGACTGACAATTCGCATAGGAGAATTTCAATTGCAGAGGACGGTTGGCATATAAGGGCACTCAATATGACTAACAATTCCCGTAGGAGAATTTCAACAGCAGGGGAGGACATCTATTTTCGTACTGTTGCGCATGAGGAAAGTTCGATTACACCTCCCGACTACGATTGGGAAGAGGAAGAGCGGAAAGGAGAAGCGACATATGTTGAACAACGTTATCATAAGTACCcgctgaaaatgaaaaagggcAAGGAGCCAAGGATGGTTACTGGACCTAGAAACACATAG